The Nocardioides houyundeii genome includes the window GGACCCCAGCTCGATCGAGTCGATGGGCTCCAAGATCGAGTCCAAGAAGCTGATGGAGGCCGCCGGTGTGCCGGTGCTGGCCGACCTCGGCACCAGCGCCACCGAGGCCGACCTGCCGTTGCTGGTCAAGGCGTCGGCCGGCGGCGGCGGTCGCGGGATGCGCATCGTGCGCACCCTCGCCGAGCTGCCCGGCGAGGTCGAGAAGGCCTCCGCCGAGGCGGCGTCCGCGTTCGGTGACGGCACCGTCTTCGTCGAGCCGTACGTCGAGCACGGCCGCCACGTCGAGGTCCAGGTCGTGGGCGACCGGCACGGCACCGTCGCGGTCTTCGGCGAGCGGGACTGCTCCATCCAGCGCCGTCACCAGAAGGTCGTCGAGGAGGCTCCCGCGCCCGGACTGAGCGAGGAGACCCGCTCCGCGCTGCACGAGGCGGCCCGCGCGGCCGCCGCCGCCATCGACTACGTCGGCGCCGGCACCGTGGAGTTCCTGCTGGACGCCGCCGACCCGACCCGCTTCTGGTTCCTGGAGATGAACACCCGCCTACAGGTGGAGCACCCGGTCACCGAGGCGATCTTCGGGGTCGACCTGGTCGAGGCGCAGCTCTCGGTCGCCGAGGGCAACCCGGTCAGCGCGCCCCAGGAGGGCCCGCGCGGTCACGCCGTCGAGGTCCGCCTGTACGCCGAGGACCCGGCCGCCGACTGGCAGCCGCAGTCCGGGGTCCTGACCACCTTCGAGATCCCCGGCGTGGAGGTCGAGTTCGCCAACCCGGCCTCGGGCGGTCTGCGCCTGGACACCGGCTTCGTCGGCGGCTCCGAGGTGGGGACGCACTACGACGCGATGCTGGCCAAGGTGATCTCCTTCGCACCGACCCGCCAGCAGGCGCTGCGCCAGCTGGCCGGCGCCCTGGCCAAGGCCCGGCTGCACGGCCTGACCACCAACCGCGACCTGCTGGTCGAGGTGCTGCGCCACCCGCGGTTCGTCGCGGGTGAGGTGAGCACCGACTTCTTCGGCACCGAGGAGCTGGCCACCAGGTCGGCCGCCCAGCCCACGGAGGGAGTCGCGCAGGCGGCGTTCGCCGCGGCGGTGGCGCTCGCTGAGCGGGACCGGCTCGCGCGCACCGTGCAGCGGGGCATCCCGGTGGCGTGGCGCAACGTGCCCAGCCAGCCGCAGCTCACCTCATTCGAGGTCGCGGGCACCGACGAGCCGCTCGAGGTGCGCTGGACCGGCGGCCGTGACGGCTATGCCGGCGACGGGGTCACCGTGCTCGCGGCCTCGGTGGAGTCGGTGACGCTCGAGGTCGACGGCGTCGCCACGACGTACGACGTGGTGGTGGACGCCGGCCGGCTGGACGCCCCGGTGGTGCACGTGGACTCCCCGCACGGCTACCAGCGGCTGACCAAGGTCCCGCGGTTCACCGACCCGTCGGAGCAGGTGGCCACCGGCTCGCTGCTGGCCCCGATGCCCGGCAGCGTGATCAGCGTCGCCGTCGCCGCCGGTGAGGCGGTCACCGCCGGCCAGACCGTCCTGGTGATGGAGGCGATGAAGATGCAGCACACCGTGGCTGCGCCGACCGACGGCGTGGTCACCGAGCTCAACGTGGGCGTCGGCAGCCAGGTCGCCTCCGGCGACGTGCTCGCCGTGGTCACCGACAGCTCAGAGAACTCAGGCAACTCAGGCAACGAGGAGCAGGCATGACCGAGAACGCGTTCGTCGAGTCCGAGGAGCGGCGCGAGCTGCGCAAGGCGGTCTTCGCCCTGGCCTCCAAGTACGGCCACACCTACGTCGCCGAGAAGGCCCGCGAGGGCGGCAAGGTCACCGAGCTGTGGCAGGACATGGGCAAGCACGGCTTCCTGGGCGTCAACATCGCCGAGGAGTTCGGTGGCGGTGGCGGCGGGATCGGCGACCTTGCCGCGGTCCTGGAGGAGGCGGCCGCGGCCGGGGCGCCGATGCTGATGATGGTCGTCTCCCAGGCCATCTGCGGCTCGGTGATCGGGCGCTTCGGCACCGAGGAGCAGAAGCGGAGGTGGCTGCCGCGGATCGCCGAGGGCTCCTACACGATGGCCTTCGCCATCACCGAGGCCGACGCCGGCTCCAACTCCCACAACATCACCACCACCGCCACCCGGGACGGCGACGAGTGGGTGCTGAAGGGGTCGAAGACCTACATCTCCGGGGTCGACGAGGCCCAGGGGATCCTGGTCGTCGGCCGCGCCGCGGACGCGAAGACCGGCAACCTCAAGCCGTGCCTGTTCGTGGTGCCCACCGACGCCGCGGGCTTGGAGAAGCAGGTCATCGACATGACCTTCGACGCCCCGGAGAAGCAGTTCACCCTGTTCTTCGACGACGTCCGGCTGCCCGCCGACGCGCTCGTCGGGGACGAGGACGCCGGGCTGCTGCAGCTCTTCGCCGGCCTCAACCCGGAGCGGATCATGGGCGCGGCCTACTCCAACGGCATGTCGCGCTTCGCCCTCACCAAGGCGGTGGAGTACGCCAAGACCCGCACCGTGTGGCGGGACCGGCCCATCGGCACCCACCAGGGCATCGCGCACCCGCTGGCCAAGATCAAGATCGAGCTCGAGCAGTCCAAGCTGCTCCAGCAGAAGGCGGCGGCGCTCTACGACGCCGGCGACGACATGGGCGCCGGCGAGTACGCCAACATGGCCAAGTACGCCGCCGGGGAGGTGGCGTGCAACTCCACCGACGTCGCAGTCCACACCCACGGCGGGTCCGGCCTGACCACCGAGCTGGGGCTGGCCAACATGCTGGTCGCCGCCCGACTGGGCCGGATCGCGCCGGTCAGCCGGGAGATGATCCTCAACTTCGTGGCCATGCACTCCCTCGGCCTGCCGAAGTCGTACTAGTCGAGGTCGTACTAGTCGAGGTCGTAGTGGCCGAGGTCGTCGGTCCGCAGGCGCGTCAGCCGAACCATCGGCGCCGGCGCGGACGCCCCCCCGCGGCGTCCGCGTCGGGCACCTGATCCTGGTACAACGGCTCGGGTGCCGTCTGGGTCACGGCCTGCACGCGCTCGCGTACCGAGATCGGCACCGGCAGCTCGATCCCGGCGCTCAGCAGCTCGGCGGCGTCGCGCAGGTCCTCGACGTCGCCGCGGCACCGCGGGCACTGGGTGAGGTGGGACTCGTACGAGAGCCGGTCGAGCCCGTCGAGCCCGTCGAGGGCGAAGGCCGCGGATCGGTCGTGCACGTCGTTCATGCCGAGACCGCCTGGTGCTCGTCGTCGACCGGCTCGTCGTTGACCGCCTCGGCGAGGTGCAGCATCGCCTCGTGCAGCAGCTGCACGGTGGCCCCGGGGCGCAGGCGCAGCCGGGCGTCCACCTGGTCGTGGCTCCGACCGAGCAGGTAGACCTGCGAGAGCGCCTCGCGCTCGGCCCCGCTGAGCATCGGGAGCCAGTCGGCGTCCGGCGGGAACGTCGGCGGGCCGGCCGGGATCGCGCCGGTGCGCTGCCGCGGGACCGAGGCCCGGTGCGTCGTCACGGCCTGCCGGTGGGCGACCGCCAGCAGCCACGGCAGCGTGCTGTCCGCCTCCGGCTGCTCATCGCCGTTCCAGATCGACTCGTAGCAGCGAACCGTCGCCTCGTGCGCGCCGGGGCCAGGACCCAGCACCCGCGAGACCAGGCCCAGCACCCGGCCCGCGGTGGCGTCGAAGAGCTCCAGCATCGCCGGTGCGTCACCACGGCTCGCTCGGGCGAGCAGTCCGTGGATGCTCGCAAAGGCCGAAAGGGTCGACTGCGCGTGCGCAGAGGCAGATTCGGTCATGGCCGCCATCGTGGCCTGAGATCGGCGCCCGGAGGAGGGTCCAGGTGCCAACCTCCCCAATTCGGAGTAAAAGTCTTTACTTTGCCGCTACCTCGTCACCAGGGGCACGAACGCGTAGTGCCCGTGCTCGGTGATCTCGTCGTGGGTCACGCGCAGCATCGTGCCCCGCACCGGCACCACCATCACCCCGTCGTCGCTGAGCTGGGCGCGCAACGAGGAGGGCAGCCGCTCGGCCATCGCCGAGACCAGCACCCGGTCGTACGGCGCGTGCTGGGGCAGGCCCAGCACCCCGGGGCGCGCCGGCTCCACGGTGACCCACGGCTGGGCGTCGTGCGCCAGGTTGCCTCGGGCGAAGGTCACCAGCTCACCGAGGAGCTCGACGCCCCGCACCCGGCCGGTCGGGCCCACCAGGTCGCCCAGCAGCGCGGCGGTCCAGCCGGAGCCGGAGCCCACGTCGAGGACGTGCTGCCCGGGCCGCACGTCGAGCAGCCGGAGCATGGCGGCCACGGTCCGCGGCTGCGAGCTGGTCTGGCCGCCGCCGATCTCCAGGGGGCCGTCGTACGACGCGCGCCGGCGCAGCCTGGGGGGCAGGAAGAGCTCGCGCGGGTGCGCCTGGAACGCCGCTGCGATCGGGTCCGCGATCGGGTCGGTGGCGTCCATGAGTCCATCGAACGCGCAGCGGCCGGCAAGTTCAAGGGCGGCTAGGCCAGCTCGAAGAGCGCGACCAGCTCGCCGTCGGGCTCGGGCGAGCCGCCTTCGGGCTCCACGGTGATGCCGACGCCGGTGGCGTCCCGGGCGTCCCCGTCGAGCAGCACCGTCTGGTCGGACTTCGGTGGCATCAGCCCGGCGGGCACCATGTCGCCCTCGGGGGACTGGAACCACAGCTCGTAGACATGGCCCTCAGGCGCGGGCGGCATCGCCTCGGTGACCAGGACCGCCTTGCCGACCGACTTGGAGCGGACCAGGGTGGCGCGGGCGTCGCCCAGCTCCAGGGCGACCCGCTGCGCGTCGGCCGCGGCCAGCACCCGGTCGCTGGCGGTCAGCGTCCGGGAGGAGTCGTCGTCCTGCCACGGCTGGGTCACCGCGGCGCCCAGGCCGACGGCCGCGATCACCGCGGCGGCCGCCACGGCCGGGGCCAGGCGTCGGGCGGCGGTGCGGCGCGTCGTCACCGGCGGCCGCGGTCGTACGGCGGCCACGTCGTGCAGCACCCGGGGACGCAGCTCGGCGGGTGGCTCGGTCGCGCTCAGCTGGGCGAGCAGCGCAGCGGTCTCCCGGAAGGAGTCGACCTCGGCACGGCACTCGGGGCACCCCTCGAGGTGCCGCTCGAACTGGGCCTGCTCGAAGTCGTCCACCGCGTGGATCGCGTAAGCACCTGAGAGCGCGTGGATGTCGCTCATGACTGCACTCCCATCTGGTCGCGCATCCTGATCAGTCCGTCCCGGATGCGGGTCTTGGCGGTGCCGACCGGCAGGTCGAGCAGAGTGGCCACCTCGGTGTGGGTGTAGCCGCCGAAGAAGGCGAGGCCGACGGCCTCGCGCTGGACCTCGGTCAGGCCGGCCAGCGCCTGGCGGACCCGGACGGCCTCCAGGCCGGCGGTGGCGGCGTCGGCGGTGGCGTCGTGGGCCACCTCGTGGCTCTGGTCGTGGTACGTCGTGTCGCGCCGGCTGCTGGCCTCCGCGGCGCGGACCCGGTCGACTGCCTTGCGGTGCGCGATGGTCAGGAGCCAGGAGACCGCCGACCCGCGCTGGGGGTCGAACCGGGCGGCGTTGCGCCAGATCTCCAGGAAGACCTCCTGG containing:
- a CDS encoding acetyl/propionyl/methylcrotonyl-CoA carboxylase subunit alpha, translated to MSSTTPPSTTITRVLVANRGEIARRVFTTARRLGIDTVAVHSDADAGLPFVAEADQAVRLPGNTPAETYLRADLVLDAARRTGADAVHPGYGFLSENAEFARAVIAAGLVWLGPDPSSIESMGSKIESKKLMEAAGVPVLADLGTSATEADLPLLVKASAGGGGRGMRIVRTLAELPGEVEKASAEAASAFGDGTVFVEPYVEHGRHVEVQVVGDRHGTVAVFGERDCSIQRRHQKVVEEAPAPGLSEETRSALHEAARAAAAAIDYVGAGTVEFLLDAADPTRFWFLEMNTRLQVEHPVTEAIFGVDLVEAQLSVAEGNPVSAPQEGPRGHAVEVRLYAEDPAADWQPQSGVLTTFEIPGVEVEFANPASGGLRLDTGFVGGSEVGTHYDAMLAKVISFAPTRQQALRQLAGALAKARLHGLTTNRDLLVEVLRHPRFVAGEVSTDFFGTEELATRSAAQPTEGVAQAAFAAAVALAERDRLARTVQRGIPVAWRNVPSQPQLTSFEVAGTDEPLEVRWTGGRDGYAGDGVTVLAASVESVTLEVDGVATTYDVVVDAGRLDAPVVHVDSPHGYQRLTKVPRFTDPSEQVATGSLLAPMPGSVISVAVAAGEAVTAGQTVLVMEAMKMQHTVAAPTDGVVTELNVGVGSQVASGDVLAVVTDSSENSGNSGNEEQA
- a CDS encoding acyl-CoA dehydrogenase family protein, whose amino-acid sequence is MTENAFVESEERRELRKAVFALASKYGHTYVAEKAREGGKVTELWQDMGKHGFLGVNIAEEFGGGGGGIGDLAAVLEEAAAAGAPMLMMVVSQAICGSVIGRFGTEEQKRRWLPRIAEGSYTMAFAITEADAGSNSHNITTTATRDGDEWVLKGSKTYISGVDEAQGILVVGRAADAKTGNLKPCLFVVPTDAAGLEKQVIDMTFDAPEKQFTLFFDDVRLPADALVGDEDAGLLQLFAGLNPERIMGAAYSNGMSRFALTKAVEYAKTRTVWRDRPIGTHQGIAHPLAKIKIELEQSKLLQQKAAALYDAGDDMGAGEYANMAKYAAGEVACNSTDVAVHTHGGSGLTTELGLANMLVAARLGRIAPVSREMILNFVAMHSLGLPKSY
- a CDS encoding zf-HC2 domain-containing protein, with translation MNDVHDRSAAFALDGLDGLDRLSYESHLTQCPRCRGDVEDLRDAAELLSAGIELPVPISVRERVQAVTQTAPEPLYQDQVPDADAAGGRPRRRRWFG
- a CDS encoding protein-L-isoaspartate O-methyltransferase family protein, translating into MDATDPIADPIAAAFQAHPRELFLPPRLRRRASYDGPLEIGGGQTSSQPRTVAAMLRLLDVRPGQHVLDVGSGSGWTAALLGDLVGPTGRVRGVELLGELVTFARGNLAHDAQPWVTVEPARPGVLGLPQHAPYDRVLVSAMAERLPSSLRAQLSDDGVMVVPVRGTMLRVTHDEITEHGHYAFVPLVTR
- a CDS encoding anti-sigma factor — encoded protein: MSDIHALSGAYAIHAVDDFEQAQFERHLEGCPECRAEVDSFRETAALLAQLSATEPPAELRPRVLHDVAAVRPRPPVTTRRTAARRLAPAVAAAAVIAAVGLGAAVTQPWQDDDSSRTLTASDRVLAAADAQRVALELGDARATLVRSKSVGKAVLVTEAMPPAPEGHVYELWFQSPEGDMVPAGLMPPKSDQTVLLDGDARDATGVGITVEPEGGSPEPDGELVALFELA
- the sigK gene encoding ECF RNA polymerase sigma factor SigK, with the protein product MSHLSSVPSGPPEGTDGADLADLLRASARGDQQAFRQVYDACAARVHGLVLRVVRDPAQSEEVTQEVFLEIWRNAARFDPQRGSAVSWLLTIAHRKAVDRVRAAEASSRRDTTYHDQSHEVAHDATADAATAGLEAVRVRQALAGLTEVQREAVGLAFFGGYTHTEVATLLDLPVGTAKTRIRDGLIRMRDQMGVQS